CCGACACGACTTACGACTTCAAGGACATTCCGCGCCTACTCAGCCACCTCGAGGAGACCGGCGCGGACATGGTGATGGGCAGTCGCCTCGAAGGCGAAATCAGACCCGGCGCGATGCCGACATTGCATCAGTACATCGGTAATCCGCTGCTCACGAAGTTCCTGAACCTATTTTACCGGGCCGGCGTGAGCGACGCCCACAGCGGGTTCCGCGTGTTCCGCCGGCAGGCCCTCGACGAGATGAACCTCGAGACGACCGGGATGGAGTTCGCCTCCGAGATGATCATGGAGGCCGGCGCAAAGGACCTCGTGATCGAGGAGACGCCGATCATCTACCACGAACGCGAGGGCGAGGAGACCCTCGAGAGCTTCCGCGACGGCTGGCGCCACGTCCGATTTATGTTGGTTAATGCGCCGGGCTACCTGTTCTCGGCGCCCGGCCTACTGATGAGCCTACTCGGGATGGCCGTGATGGGCATCGCGTACAGCGATGTCTCCATCGGCGAGGCGAGCCTGGGGATTCACTCGATGATCGCCGGCAGCCTGCTGACGATCGTCGGCTATCAGGTAGCGAGTCTCGGCGTGTTTGCTGCTGTTACCAGTGACCCGATCCAGAAGCCCGAGGACCCGATCACGGAACACGTGATCGGCTCGCTGTCGCTCGAGCACGGTGCGACGGCCGGTCTCCTGATATTCGCCGTCGGCGGACTGTACGGCGCGGGCCTGGTCTACCAGTGGGTCTCGAACGGATTCATGTCGCTCGAGTTCACGATGGGGGCGCTGGTCGCCTTTACCGCGATCGTCATCGGCCTCCAGACCGTGTTCTCGTCGTTCTTCCTGAGTTCCGTCGACCGGTAGCGCTCGAGCACGTCGGTCGGTGACTTTTTGCGTTCGTTCTGGTTCTCACGCGAGTCGGGAGTCTGTAGTTCAGCCCGACAGCACGGCTGAACCGTTGCCAACAGTCGGTCGTACAGCGCCGGTCAGCAGGCCCGGGATTCGAATCCTCGCATACCCATCTCTGGTAGCAGTTGAATGCGGAGGTGTACTCGAGGAGAAGTAAGGTACATTCGAGGTACTAGTCGGATACTCGAGGTACTAGTGTGATCGATTTGGCGACCCACGCTGTCTCACGATCCAGTTATACGACGAATCGCCGGCTCGGTGCCGACGCGTTTACGGAGCCCCACCCGTTCGAACCACTCGTCTAACGTGTCGATTCTGCGGCGCGTAACCGAGGTCACGATTCGCTCTGTCCTCGAGTCCTCCCGTCTTCGTCAGCGAGTGGAAACGGTTTCCTCGAGCGTCATCTCCGGTCCGACGAGGGCGGACTCGATGTCCGTCGCGCGAATCACCGTCTCCGTATCGATTACCGATCGTTCGATCGTGCAGTCGGCGATCGTGGCGTCGGGGAAGACGACGCAGTTCCGGAGGGTCGCGTCGGTGACTCGGGCGCCCTCCATGACGTGTACGTTCGGGCCGATCGTCGTCCCCTCGAGCGACGCGTCGGGGTGGATCGCACTGTCGCCGTCGAACCGCCAGGCGACGGCGTCGAGGTAGCTCTCGGGCGTCCCGATGTCGTACCAGGCGCCGTCGAACGTGAACGCGTCAACGCGCTCCCGGTCGACGAGCCACTGGACGAACCAGCCCGGCTCGTCGGGATTGTTCTCTCCGGCCAGATACGTCTCGAGTAAGTCGAGGTCCTCTGCGCGGAACCCGTAGCAGGCGACCGACACGAGCGTGCTCGGCGGGTCGTCGGGTTTCTCCTCGAAGGCGACGATCTCGCGGCCGTCGTCGTCGAGTTCGAGCACGCCGTAGGACGTCGCGCGGCCGTAATCGCCGACATCGTAGGCGGCGAGCGTCGGTGTTTCTCGTTGACGGAAGAAGTCGACGAACTCGCTGACGTCGAAGCTGAGGAGGTTATCGCCCGCGATCACGATCGTGTCGTCCGAGAGGTTCTCGCGGTCCACGAGCTGGGCGAGGGCTCCGATGACGCCGAACTTCTCGTCCTCGTCGGTCGTGTCTTCGATCGAGAGCTGCGGTTTCTGGTAGTCGTGGGTTTCGAGATGGTCTTCGAACGCGTCCGCGAAGCGTTCGTTCGTCGAGACGTAGACGTCGTCGATTCGGGCGTCTGTCTCGAGGTCCTCAAGGACGTCGCCGATCACGGTCGTGTCGCCGACCGGGAGGAACATCTTGGGTCGGTGTTTCGTGATCGGCCAGAGTCGTGTCGCGTAGCCGCCGGCGAGTACAATTGCGTCCATTGGTGGGGATTCTCCATCGCGTGAAATCCATCCCCTATTTGATATACGTTGGTCTTCAGTGATCATCCTAGTACCGCCGTCAAAGCGACCTGATCGTGTCCGTCCATCGTACCGATTGCAAAACGTTACTAAGTGGTAGTTTCACATGTAACTATTTGAGCCAGCCCCTTATATATGGTATCTCAATCGGTAATTTTTCTTCAACGAAAGAAAGAACTACCCCATCTTCTGGTTGAAGGCCACCCGCGATAATTACAACTAGGATAGAAATAACACCTAAGAATGGAATAGACAATATAACAATTACTCCCGTTGGGTCTATAATATTCTTTGTCAACATAAGGAGGGGCAAAAGTACTACTGGAAGTGCTGAGAAGGTCCTCTTTGAGTATTTTGATATAGGGCTCACCTGGAATTTATATTCTAGAATTATATAGACGAATAGATTTAATGCAATAAATGAAACGGCTGATGAGATAGCTGCACCTGTGTGGCCATACCTTGGTATCAGGTAAAAATTCATACATACATTAACAACAAACGCAAGTATGTTAGAATACATAACGTATTTCGTATAACCGAATGCGGAGATCGTTTCTCGGTTTCTGCCGGCAGCAGCACTGCTGAAAAATCCTAATGAAAGTATTGATAACGACAACCCAGCTTGTGAGTAATCTGAACCCCAGAAGAAAGTGAGTATTTGGCCTGGGAACAATAGGAATATTGCAAATGCGGGAAATGTAATTATATATATCCACTTCGTAGTTAACTCATAGACTGCTTCAGTCTCGTCTCGACTATCTTCTGCATCGAGGCGTGACGCTAGGGGAAGATAGAGAAATCCAAACGAAGATAGTACTAGTTGGAGTCCTGCCGCGATAGGATATGCTGCACTATAGAGTCCCGCTTCAGTAGCGGTTCGGAAATATCCAATCATAATCGTATCGGTTCTAGTTAGTAGAATAGACATGACCATTGAGACAATGAGAGGGGCAGAAAATAGTACGAGTTCTCGAAACCGCCAATTGATGGCTCCTGTAAGCGAAAAAAGTTTGTTCAGCAGATAGAGAGCGACCACAGCGGTGATCAGTGCTCCCATAACATAAGCGATTGATGGTGCAACTGTTCCTACGCCGATCAGAAAGAGGATCCCTAATAATCCGATACGTGCGAGTGGATACAGGAGATCGTGTGAATATGTCCGATAAATAGTGTTCTCTTCACCGCGGATTCCACTCACAGCCATTTTTAAAGCAGTTAGAAATGGGATAGTTAGTAAAAATATCCGGAGAAGAGTGGTATATTCTGTACCATCAAGTAGAATAACCGACAACTCTTCCGCAAAGACGAAGAGACTACTGGTAACTACGATTGATAGTAGGGTTGCAATTAACATCCCACTAGCCCAGACCCCTCGTCTCTTTGATATTGAATCAAATCGAGACATGTACCGTGGAACCCCCTGGGTTAATCCGAACATTGAGGTTGTGGCAGCTAATGTAACGATTGCAAGACAGATACTTACTGTACCATACTCCGAGGGCCCTAGAACACGTCCGATGATCACTCTCTCCACTAAGCCAGAGACCGAACTCAAGACAGTGCCGATGAGTATGAGTGTTGCACTTGAAAGGAGAGTTTCGATATCTTCAGCATCGGGCATAATCTAGGCGTAACCGAGATCTTCTAATTGTTGGCGAACCTCATCCGAAACACCACTTAGATCTTGTTCAGACCCCATTTTCTTTCGATCTATATCCTCAACCAATTTTTCTAGCTGTTCGTTTGCTTCTGCCGTTGTGAGTGATCCAGAAACCCTTAGTCCTTCATCATGCGTTTGATAGACGTAATCTGATGATGAGGAGATGAATCCATCTAATGCTGTATCACGTGGTTCATACACTTCCGTGTTGACTCCCTCCCGTTCAAATTGATCTCGATGCCAGTGGAGAAATCCGCGATACTCGAAGAGTCGACTCTTAGATTCAGGCTCATCAAGCAGATCTTGGCCACGCGACTCGACATTGATTCCAGCGAGTTCACAGGCTGTTTTATGAACGTCAAGAAGACTTACAATAGTGTTTTCTGTTTCGTCTTCAATATCATCCCCGCTGATTACTAATGGGACGTGAACGAGCTCAGGGTAAAGGCCGTAACTATGATTCCACATCCCAAATTCTCCTAACATTTCGCCATGATCTGATAGTGTTATAATGTAGTCGAAATCTTTCTTAAGTTCCTGAAAGATATTTTGATATACATCAGACAGGTATGCACATGCATCTGTATATGCTTGTTTAATTTCTTCCTCATTATCTACATTTTCGGCGAAAGCATCTGCAACGACTACGTCAACTGGAACATCACAATCCGTATATCTTTTAGGAGGGTTATATGGTGTATGCGCATCCATTAAATTTATATATAGAAATTCCTCCCCTTCATAATTAGTTTGTTTGACCCTTTCATGGATGTTCTCTGCACCATTCTCTGTAACGCCATAAGCAGTCTTCAAACCAGAAATTATTGATTTAGTAGTGTTTTTATCCGATTTGATGCAGTGCTTCACTGCATTTATATATTTTAGGAAGCCCTCTTTATCATTTTCTGCGTAAAATTTCTGCCAATCAACTAGTTCTTCACTCCCTGGTTTAAGATGTGAAGGACCTACTGTATTATCAAATCCGCGAGTCCAACCCGGCCACATGTATATATTCGGGTTTGCAGACATCATAGATGTAGTATATCCTTCTGCTGAAAATACTTCTGCGATTGTTTTATCTTCGCACTCCAAAAATACATCTGTTGATTGAACTCCAACTTCACTAGCATATTTCCCCGTATATAAGGAAGCATGAGCAGGAATAGTCCAATGCGATGTTGAGTAGGCATTTGTGTATTTTTTGCCCTTTAACCATCCAAAGTGCTCCTGGAATGAGTCATACCGGAGCGTGTCTAAAACGACAATAGCGATACTATCCATACTAAAAATACCAATTCACATCGTATATGTATTTTCCTATGTCGATATCATGGACTTAGTTTGATCGCGACCGGTAGTAATAATAGTCAGGAAGTCTTTTCCAGTACTAATGAATGATTCATCCCACACAAATCATTCCTCTATAGAGTTTTTTGACCGGTCTTCAAATCCCGATATATCTGTTGTGATTCCAACGGTACCATCTAGTGACCACACCAGAATTATTAAAAAACTATCAACTCAGGATTTTGATTGGGAATATGAGATAATAGTGGTGAATGATAGTACTGTTAATGCCTGTGAAGCAAGAAATATCGGCCTCATGACTGCAAATGCTGAAATAGTTGCCTTCACGGATGATGATTGTTCTCCTATAGACAATTGGCTATCCACCATTTATGAGAAATTTCACAAGGAAGATCTAATTTGCCTTGAAGGCCAAGTAACTGGTTCATTAAATTATACTGGATCTAGAGGCTACTTGACATCAAATCTGGCTGTTGAGCGCTCAGAAGCTCTTTCTGTCGGTGGGTTCAGAAGCAAATATTCTGGCTGGCGAGAAGATACAGAATTCGGATGGCGAATGGAACGTGATGGTGATGGTAGTTGTATGTACTCAGATGAGTTGATAGTAGAGCATCCAACACGGCCGCGTGCAGAATACAACCATGAAAAAGAAAAATTATTGCGGAAAGAGTACCCCCATAGATATAATGCGGTGATGAATAAGTCAATTACCAATCGGCTTTTCCGGATTGTTCAAAGAACTGGACTATTTGAAAAATATAAAAGAATTGCATACAATGACCGGTAAGGTGACTACCAAGAAGGATTCTTTCTTTTGGGATTGGAGGGTCGCTGTTTCTACTGCCCTAGTTTTATTAACAGTCCCAATAATTTTCATTACCATCCTCTCCCCCACTAGTTTTTACCGAGATGTGTATTTCTATGCAGATGAGTATATGATACGTCAGATTATTTCCCATGGTGAGGTCCAATCAAACATTCATATGTACGATAATCCAAATATTGTTTTAGATAATTGGGGGAAAATAGCCACACGAGAAAAACTACCGGTCTTGCCAATTCTATTGTCACAATTATCGTTAGTAACTAACCTCCCAGCCAATCTATTCTATATAGCCTTTCCAGGATATATTTTCATAACACTCTGTTATTTTCTGTTCTTTAGGAAAATATTTGATAATATGTTCCTTGCGACAATACTCTCAGTATTAGGAAGTTTAGCCCCAAATATACCAGTGAACTATACGATGAACATCACAATTGCCGCCAATGGAATTATTCTCCTTTCTGTATATTTATTATACCGCATCATTTCAAAAGATTCATCGTTCGTGACACCTATGGCTGAAATTGTCTCTCTTTGCATATTTTCAACTGCGTTATTCTTTTGGTATCCCCCTCACTTTGGAGTGGTTCTTAGCGTGCTACTGGTTATTTTCTTACTATCGTTCTTCATAGACACTCGTCAAGTAGTTCCGCTCCTGATACCAATATCTATCTGTATATTAACATTCATTCAAATATTTGAAATCCCTTTATCAACATACATACACTACATTCAAATAAGTATCGTGAGAGTTGTGAGTTTGAATATCGGATCGCCAGTGTCTGGGCAAACATCCCCAATACCGACCGCAATTCAACCCCAGTATTATAGCTTGATTCCACTTATTATTTTAATCCCACTTGGTGGATACGGAGGAGTTATTGCTTTGAAACATACATTAGCAGTACTTCAGCATCAGAAATTCGATTTAGTCCCTGTTATCGCTATCAGTTGGGGATTCGCAATTCTTGGTATAGCTTTGTTCTATCTTTCATCTGGAGAGGCATTTCTCACAGGTCGCCCTTTCCAGTTATCGATACCTGTGATAATGTTAGGTACTGCATTCGGCCTTAATCGAGTATCGTCAAAATCAAAGATCTGGGCTTGTTTAGTACTACTTGTGCTGGCGCTCCTCATGGTGTCTAGTTTTTATCTTCAATCTTCCGATATGCGAAACGACATCCAGACATATGGAGCTGGTGCGGAGGAAAGTGGTAAGTGGACAAGTTCCTACGCACAGGGTAGACTGATTTCAGATATTGGATCAGGAGCACCGAGTGCTAGTTCTGGGTATTTGAATATAGTTCATCCAGATAATAGCTCAGAACTCTCAGCTTCGTTTTATTCAAGCAATCACAGCGAATATAACAGATACATACATTCAAAAGACGCTTCTGGAAGTATTTTGTCTAGTAGGATGTATAATAAAGGCATATTTGCATTAGGACTCCCTCAAAGACCAACTGATAGACACGTAATAGAATCTAGGAGAGATCAATCGAATACTGTTTATTCTAATGGGAATTATTGGATAGTTTATAATAGATAATAAAATATCCAATACTTGGCACTGCCTAGTTCTGCACCTCCTCGACTGGCACGCTTCCGTCGGGAGCTTGATGCGGTCATTGGTGGTTGTAGTAATGCACGAGCTATTCAAGCCATTCTCGGACGCTCGACCGACTGCCCACCCACGAGTTATGGAAGCGGTCGATCCGAATCTTGAGGGTATGAAACCACTTTTCGATGGGGTATCGGTCAGTATAGTTGACCCGACCGCTCAATCCAACTTGGAGAGAGCAGTCCGATAGTCAAATTGATCGGCGAGAAACTCAGCCTCGGAGAGATCGTGTTTCTCACGGAATTTCTGCAGAAACGTAGCCGCGGATCAGTGCCATGTCGACTGAACAACGCAACGTCGAAAATCAACGCTGTCTCGATGTCTATTGCAGTATATAGCCAAGATCATTCGCCGTTGATCTTGATAGCGGTTTCGTCGACAGCGACACACGACAGCGAAGCCGTTCTCAGAACGCTTTGCGTTCTGATGGGCCGCACGAGAGCTTTGCTCTCGTGGACGTCGGCGGGTCGCGTCCTCTATCAGCCAGCCGACGAACCCAGCTCCAAACTGCTCCGTGAGAGCGTTCAACGCCTAATTCAGTGAGAATCGTTGTTGTCTCTCGAAGCGAACAACCAGTCTGATGGAGGCGGACGGCGAACACCCTGACGGGCGTCGCCGTCCGCTCATTATTCCAAAGTTCTTCTAAATTCGCCTCGTAGCTCTCACTGAGCAGGTCTGCGAGCATCCTAACTAATTCACTCAACGACCTGTTCATTTCTCAAACTGGCTCAACTAGATAGTGCCCGCAATTACGATAATACGCACTCATATAGTTTGTTGATCTCAGACCGTTACTTGAATAGGTGTTTAAACACGCCTTTTCTGTTCTTCACTATAGTCCTTGACGAAGTGGATAGCGATCCTATAGAACAAAACTCCAACACAAGAAATATATAATGTGTACCCGCAGTCAGAGTACTGGCAGAGCGAATGTAGATTGATACAATGAAAATCGTACTCGTATCGCATTATTTTCACCCGCATATTGGCGGTATTGAGTCGGTAGTTGAGTCACATGCCACGCGACTTAGTTCTCGAGGCCATGACGTCACGGTACTCAGCAGTGATATTGGAGCCAGTCAGATGGCTGTCAACCGTGACGGTTACCGGATCGTGCGTTACAAGGCGTGGAATCCTGCGGAGCGGTTCGGTATCCCATATCCAATTCCATATCCGTCAAGTGTAAGTAAAGTCGCTAATGGGGTCCTCTCAGAAGACGTTGATGTGCTCCACGTACATGGGATGAATTATTTGACAACGTCCATGGTACTTCGACACGCTCCCTCGTTGATTCCGGTATTGCTGCATCAACATACCCCACACGTCGATTATCCGCTTCCGATACAAGCAGTTGAATATCTTAATGACCGGCTCATTGGTAGGTGGAATCTTCGTCAAGTTGACCACGTCTTCTGTGTCAGTACGGACATTGAACGATATGTTACTCAGATTGACGACGAGGCGAGTACAGAGCTCATGGTCAATGGAATAGATACGGAGTCATATCAACCACAAGAATATGACAAAACTGATGTTTTCAACTGTAGGAAGGATGATCCCGTATTCTTCACCTTGTCTCGTATGTCCCAAAAGAAGGGTGTTGATACGTTACTAGAAGCGATAAATAAACTCGGCCAGAGAGAGGTTGATGTGCACGTTGCTATAGCGGGTGATGGGCCAATGAAGGAGGAAGTCGATGCCACCAGCCGGAGACATTCAAATCTGGAAGTGATGGGCACACTTACTGATGACGAACTCAAGCGATGCTACGCCGCTGCGGATGTATTTCTATTCACCTCGAAGAGTGGAGAGGCATTTCCGACGCTGACAATGATGGAGGCATATGCATCCGGAACCCCAGTGATCGCCTCTAAACTCTCTGAGGAGGCCCCTGGAGTGACTGACGATGGAAACTCTATACTTGTAGAGCCAGCCGACGCCGATGAGTTAGCCGAGAAGATGATCAACTGTGCAAATAACCCGAGGAGAGTCGCAATAATGAGCCAGGATGCCCGCAAGAGTGCAGAACAGCATTTCGCGATCGGATCACGAATTGATCGACTAGAAGAGTGCTATCGGTCAATTTCCGAAACAGCTGAGAGAAAGAGTTCTTCAAGTTGATCGGTGGATTTTTCCCAAGTGTGTTGCTCTGCCCATTCTCGAG
Above is a genomic segment from Haloterrigena salifodinae containing:
- a CDS encoding glycosyltransferase family 2 protein gives rise to the protein MNDSSHTNHSSIEFFDRSSNPDISVVIPTVPSSDHTRIIKKLSTQDFDWEYEIIVVNDSTVNACEARNIGLMTANAEIVAFTDDDCSPIDNWLSTIYEKFHKEDLICLEGQVTGSLNYTGSRGYLTSNLAVERSEALSVGGFRSKYSGWREDTEFGWRMERDGDGSCMYSDELIVEHPTRPRAEYNHEKEKLLRKEYPHRYNAVMNKSITNRLFRIVQRTGLFEKYKRIAYNDR
- a CDS encoding flippase, translating into MPDAEDIETLLSSATLILIGTVLSSVSGLVERVIIGRVLGPSEYGTVSICLAIVTLAATTSMFGLTQGVPRYMSRFDSISKRRGVWASGMLIATLLSIVVTSSLFVFAEELSVILLDGTEYTTLLRIFLLTIPFLTALKMAVSGIRGEENTIYRTYSHDLLYPLARIGLLGILFLIGVGTVAPSIAYVMGALITAVVALYLLNKLFSLTGAINWRFRELVLFSAPLIVSMVMSILLTRTDTIMIGYFRTATEAGLYSAAYPIAAGLQLVLSSFGFLYLPLASRLDAEDSRDETEAVYELTTKWIYIITFPAFAIFLLFPGQILTFFWGSDYSQAGLSLSILSLGFFSSAAAGRNRETISAFGYTKYVMYSNILAFVVNVCMNFYLIPRYGHTGAAISSAVSFIALNLFVYIILEYKFQVSPISKYSKRTFSALPVVLLPLLMLTKNIIDPTGVIVILSIPFLGVISILVVIIAGGLQPEDGVVLSFVEEKLPIEIPYIRGWLK
- a CDS encoding glycosyltransferase family 4 protein — its product is MKIVLVSHYFHPHIGGIESVVESHATRLSSRGHDVTVLSSDIGASQMAVNRDGYRIVRYKAWNPAERFGIPYPIPYPSSVSKVANGVLSEDVDVLHVHGMNYLTTSMVLRHAPSLIPVLLHQHTPHVDYPLPIQAVEYLNDRLIGRWNLRQVDHVFCVSTDIERYVTQIDDEASTELMVNGIDTESYQPQEYDKTDVFNCRKDDPVFFTLSRMSQKKGVDTLLEAINKLGQREVDVHVAIAGDGPMKEEVDATSRRHSNLEVMGTLTDDELKRCYAAADVFLFTSKSGEAFPTLTMMEAYASGTPVIASKLSEEAPGVTDDGNSILVEPADADELAEKMINCANNPRRVAIMSQDARKSAEQHFAIGSRIDRLEECYRSISETAERKSSSS
- a CDS encoding sulfatase-like hydrolase/transferase, giving the protein MDSIAIVVLDTLRYDSFQEHFGWLKGKKYTNAYSTSHWTIPAHASLYTGKYASEVGVQSTDVFLECEDKTIAEVFSAEGYTTSMMSANPNIYMWPGWTRGFDNTVGPSHLKPGSEELVDWQKFYAENDKEGFLKYINAVKHCIKSDKNTTKSIISGLKTAYGVTENGAENIHERVKQTNYEGEEFLYINLMDAHTPYNPPKRYTDCDVPVDVVVADAFAENVDNEEEIKQAYTDACAYLSDVYQNIFQELKKDFDYIITLSDHGEMLGEFGMWNHSYGLYPELVHVPLVISGDDIEDETENTIVSLLDVHKTACELAGINVESRGQDLLDEPESKSRLFEYRGFLHWHRDQFEREGVNTEVYEPRDTALDGFISSSSDYVYQTHDEGLRVSGSLTTAEANEQLEKLVEDIDRKKMGSEQDLSGVSDEVRQQLEDLGYA
- a CDS encoding sugar phosphate nucleotidyltransferase gives rise to the protein MDAIVLAGGYATRLWPITKHRPKMFLPVGDTTVIGDVLEDLETDARIDDVYVSTNERFADAFEDHLETHDYQKPQLSIEDTTDEDEKFGVIGALAQLVDRENLSDDTIVIAGDNLLSFDVSEFVDFFRQRETPTLAAYDVGDYGRATSYGVLELDDDGREIVAFEEKPDDPPSTLVSVACYGFRAEDLDLLETYLAGENNPDEPGWFVQWLVDRERVDAFTFDGAWYDIGTPESYLDAVAWRFDGDSAIHPDASLEGTTIGPNVHVMEGARVTDATLRNCVVFPDATIADCTIERSVIDTETVIRATDIESALVGPEMTLEETVSTR
- a CDS encoding glycosyltransferase family 2 protein; protein product: MASKSHSDGSTSAEQTPEAEQVLEHRSADELLVGRDSDINPELSVVMPTLNEEEGIETCIGWIKSAVEELQLPTEIIISDSSTDRTPEIAREMGSIVVEPDQPGYGYAYRYAFERARGEYIAMGDADTTYDFKDIPRLLSHLEETGADMVMGSRLEGEIRPGAMPTLHQYIGNPLLTKFLNLFYRAGVSDAHSGFRVFRRQALDEMNLETTGMEFASEMIMEAGAKDLVIEETPIIYHEREGEETLESFRDGWRHVRFMLVNAPGYLFSAPGLLMSLLGMAVMGIAYSDVSIGEASLGIHSMIAGSLLTIVGYQVASLGVFAAVTSDPIQKPEDPITEHVIGSLSLEHGATAGLLIFAVGGLYGAGLVYQWVSNGFMSLEFTMGALVAFTAIVIGLQTVFSSFFLSSVDR